A genome region from Halarchaeum grantii includes the following:
- a CDS encoding SDR family oxidoreductase — protein sequence MRVLVAGAHGQVGQHVTRLLAEHDDHEAVGMCREAAYRDDIEALGAESVAGDVTAPGELGDALAGCDALIFAAGSSGADVWGVDRDGAINCVNTCEEVGVERFVMLSSINADRPEESPVELREYLRAKAEADEYLRESALTETVLRPGALTDADGTGRVRVGRHLDRSEATIPRADVAATLVAALDAEATYGLTFEVLSGETPIREALAAPLS from the coding sequence ATGCGCGTTCTCGTCGCCGGCGCACACGGGCAGGTCGGACAGCACGTCACGCGACTCCTCGCCGAGCACGACGACCACGAAGCGGTGGGGATGTGTCGCGAGGCGGCGTATCGCGACGATATCGAGGCGCTCGGCGCCGAGTCGGTCGCCGGGGACGTCACCGCCCCCGGAGAGCTCGGCGACGCGCTCGCGGGCTGTGACGCCCTGATCTTCGCCGCCGGCTCCAGCGGGGCGGACGTGTGGGGCGTCGACCGGGACGGCGCGATCAACTGCGTGAACACCTGCGAGGAGGTGGGCGTCGAGCGCTTCGTGATGCTCTCCTCTATCAACGCCGACCGGCCGGAGGAGAGCCCGGTCGAGTTGCGCGAGTACCTGCGTGCGAAGGCCGAAGCGGACGAGTACCTCCGCGAGAGCGCGCTGACGGAGACGGTGCTGCGACCGGGCGCGCTGACGGACGCGGACGGGACGGGGCGAGTCCGGGTCGGCCGCCATCTCGACCGGTCGGAGGCGACGATTCCGCGAGCGGACGTCGCGGCGACGCTGGTCGCGGCGCTCGACGCCGAGGCGACGTACGGGCTGACGTTCGAGGTGCTGAGCGGGGAGACGCCGATCCGGGAGGCGCTGGCGGCTCCGTTGAGCTGA
- a CDS encoding RNase J family beta-CASP ribonuclease, which produces MEIEIATIGGYQEVGRNMTAVRMDDDIVVFDMGLNLSQVLIHDDVRTEQMHSLDLIDMGAIPDDRVMSELEGDVKAIVPTHGHLDHIGAIGKLAHRYDAPIVGSPFTIELVRQEIDDESKFDVDNDLVKMEAGETMEIGDEVDMEFVHVTHSIVGAVSPVLHTPEGAVVYGLDKRIDHDPVLEDPFDMERFEELGREGVLCYIEDCTNAGRKGRTPSESVARKHLHDTLKSFEDYTGGIVATTFSSHVSRVSSIVEFAKEIGRKPILLGRSMEKYTNTARDLGYPIPDDLEIYGHRRSRERAFKRIMNEGKGNFLPVVTGHQGEPRAMLTRMARDETPFQFDDGDKVVFSARVIPEPTNEGQRYAAEKLLKMQGARIYDDIHVSGHLREEGHYRMLQAVQPENIIPAHQSLSGIAPYVDLAETQGYTVGEDLHISRNGNVVQLTE; this is translated from the coding sequence ATGGAAATCGAAATCGCGACAATCGGCGGTTATCAGGAAGTCGGCCGCAACATGACGGCCGTCCGCATGGACGACGACATCGTCGTCTTCGACATGGGCCTCAACCTCTCGCAGGTCCTGATTCACGACGACGTGCGGACGGAGCAGATGCACAGCCTCGACCTCATCGACATGGGCGCCATCCCGGACGACCGCGTCATGAGCGAACTCGAGGGCGACGTGAAGGCCATCGTGCCGACGCACGGCCACCTCGACCATATCGGCGCCATCGGGAAGCTCGCGCACCGCTACGACGCGCCGATCGTCGGGAGCCCGTTCACCATCGAACTCGTCCGCCAGGAGATCGACGACGAGTCGAAGTTCGACGTCGACAACGACCTCGTGAAGATGGAGGCCGGCGAGACGATGGAGATCGGCGACGAGGTCGACATGGAGTTCGTCCACGTGACGCACTCCATCGTCGGCGCCGTCAGCCCCGTCCTCCACACGCCCGAGGGCGCGGTCGTCTACGGCCTCGACAAGCGCATCGACCACGACCCCGTCCTCGAGGACCCCTTCGACATGGAGCGCTTCGAGGAGCTCGGCCGCGAGGGCGTGCTCTGCTACATCGAGGACTGCACGAACGCGGGCCGAAAGGGCCGCACGCCCAGCGAGTCCGTCGCGCGAAAGCACCTCCACGACACGCTGAAGAGCTTCGAGGACTACACGGGCGGCATCGTCGCGACGACGTTCTCCAGTCACGTCTCCCGTGTCTCCAGCATCGTCGAGTTCGCGAAGGAGATCGGCCGCAAGCCCATCCTCCTCGGGCGCTCGATGGAGAAGTACACGAACACGGCGCGCGATCTGGGCTACCCGATCCCGGACGACCTCGAGATCTACGGCCACCGGCGCTCCCGCGAGCGCGCATTCAAGCGCATCATGAACGAGGGGAAGGGCAACTTCCTCCCGGTCGTCACCGGCCATCAGGGCGAGCCGCGCGCGATGCTCACCCGAATGGCGCGCGACGAGACGCCGTTCCAGTTCGACGACGGCGACAAGGTCGTCTTCAGCGCGCGCGTCATCCCCGAGCCCACGAACGAGGGCCAGCGCTACGCCGCCGAGAAGCTCCTGAAGATGCAGGGCGCGCGCATCTACGACGACATCCACGTCTCCGGCCACCTCCGCGAGGAGGGGCACTACCGGATGCTGCAGGCCGTCCAGCCGGAGAACATCATCCCCGCCCACCAGTCCCTCAGCGGCATCGCGCCGTACGTCGACCTCGCGGAGACGCAGGGCTACACGGTCGGCGAGGACCTCCACATCTCCCGGAACGGTAACGTCGTCCAGCTCACCGAGTAA
- a CDS encoding GlcG/HbpS family heme-binding protein → MTETITLEEATELIEAAEEAAEEMGLAMVITVANPAGNLVAQHRMDGAWLASVSISRNKAYTAAALQMPTHELADPTQPGESLWGLQTTDENRLVVFGGGYPLEEDGDIVGTVGVSGGEVAQDMAVAEAAVDAFES, encoded by the coding sequence ATGACAGAGACGATCACGCTCGAGGAGGCGACGGAACTGATAGAGGCCGCCGAAGAGGCGGCCGAAGAGATGGGGCTGGCGATGGTGATTACGGTGGCGAACCCGGCGGGGAACCTCGTGGCCCAACACCGGATGGACGGCGCGTGGCTGGCGAGCGTCTCCATCTCGCGAAACAAGGCGTACACGGCGGCGGCGCTCCAGATGCCGACTCACGAGTTGGCCGATCCCACGCAACCGGGCGAGTCGCTGTGGGGGCTCCAGACCACCGACGAGAACCGCCTCGTCGTCTTCGGCGGCGGCTATCCCCTCGAGGAGGACGGCGACATCGTCGGCACCGTCGGCGTCAGCGGCGGCGAGGTTGCACAGGACATGGCCGTCGCCGAAGCCGCCGTCGACGCGTTCGAGTCGTAG
- a CDS encoding aldo/keto reductase translates to MEYTTLGNTGTTVSELCLGCMSFGSGDDWMLEEEESREIIERAIDLGINFFDTANVYSTGESEEVLGNVLDDYERDEQVVATKVFGEMGEDPNKQGLSRKAIEQELENSLERLGMDTVDLYQIHRWDYDTPIEETLRALDDAVRRGQTRYIGASSMWAHQFADALHTSDALGLERFATMQNCYNLGYREEEREMLPLCEKEDVGVIPWSPLGAGFLTRPHEESTATTRGEHEAEYGVPYLEGGGEEINERVEELAAEKDLTMAQVSLAWLLHKDWVDAPIVGTSSVEHLEQAVEATDVDLSDSEMEYLEEPYEPMEVFGHE, encoded by the coding sequence ATGGAGTACACGACGCTCGGGAACACGGGCACGACGGTGAGCGAGCTTTGTCTGGGCTGTATGAGCTTCGGGAGCGGCGACGACTGGATGCTCGAGGAGGAGGAGTCGCGGGAGATAATCGAGCGGGCGATCGACTTGGGGATCAACTTCTTCGACACGGCGAACGTCTACTCGACCGGCGAGTCCGAGGAAGTCCTCGGAAACGTGCTCGATGACTACGAGCGCGACGAGCAGGTGGTGGCGACGAAGGTGTTCGGCGAGATGGGCGAGGACCCGAACAAGCAGGGGCTCTCCCGGAAGGCCATCGAGCAGGAGTTGGAGAACTCCCTCGAACGGCTCGGCATGGACACCGTCGACCTCTACCAGATCCACCGCTGGGACTACGACACACCCATCGAAGAGACGCTCCGAGCGCTCGACGACGCCGTTCGTCGCGGGCAGACCCGATACATCGGCGCGTCGTCGATGTGGGCCCACCAGTTCGCCGACGCTCTCCACACCAGCGACGCACTCGGCCTCGAGCGCTTCGCGACGATGCAGAACTGCTACAACCTCGGCTATCGCGAGGAGGAGCGCGAGATGCTCCCCCTGTGTGAGAAAGAGGACGTCGGCGTCATCCCGTGGAGCCCGCTCGGCGCGGGCTTCCTCACGCGCCCCCACGAGGAGTCGACGGCGACGACCCGCGGCGAGCACGAGGCCGAATACGGCGTCCCCTACCTCGAGGGTGGCGGCGAGGAGATCAACGAGCGCGTCGAGGAGCTGGCGGCGGAGAAGGACCTGACGATGGCGCAGGTCAGTCTCGCGTGGCTCCTCCACAAGGATTGGGTGGACGCGCCCATCGTCGGGACGTCGAGCGTCGAGCACCTCGAACAGGCCGTCGAGGCCACCGACGTCGACCTCTCGGACTCCGAGATGGAGTACCTCGAGGAACCCTACGAGCCAATGGAGGTCTTCGGGCACGAGTAA
- a CDS encoding thioredoxin family protein: MQETAPVVRLDDTDDLDDLLDREDRVLLDLYTSGCTLCNAIEPVLGNVARARDDVTVAMANAGDDLDFVDRYDVRSVPTLVLIEDGDVVATLAEGFQGGHAIEAFLDEN; encoded by the coding sequence ATGCAGGAGACAGCGCCCGTCGTCCGCCTCGACGACACCGACGACCTCGACGACCTCCTCGACCGCGAAGACCGCGTCCTCCTTGACCTCTACACGTCCGGCTGCACGCTCTGCAACGCCATCGAGCCCGTCCTCGGCAACGTCGCTCGCGCCCGCGACGACGTCACCGTCGCCATGGCGAACGCCGGCGACGACCTCGACTTCGTCGACCGCTACGACGTCCGCAGCGTCCCCACGCTCGTCCTCATCGAGGACGGCGACGTCGTCGCGACGCTCGCCGAGGGCTTCCAGGGCGGCCACGCCATCGAGGCATTCCTCGACGAGAACTAG
- a CDS encoding DUF420 domain-containing protein → MSDHPLADHVPAATAVLSAVSLALVFGAVLGALPSALLPVAPDWVLALIPTLNAAICAVAFVVVAVGWRAIRRGDVHRHRRAMLTGLGLFALFLVCYLYRVSLRGPTPFTGPAVVEQYVYLPVLAVHVFLAIVCIPLLYYVVLLALTRPVAALPRTNHPRVGRVAAPLWLVSFGLGVVVYVLLHVAW, encoded by the coding sequence ATGTCAGACCACCCACTCGCCGACCACGTCCCCGCCGCGACCGCCGTCCTGAGCGCCGTCTCGCTCGCGCTCGTCTTCGGCGCCGTCCTCGGCGCGCTCCCGTCCGCGCTCCTGCCCGTCGCACCGGACTGGGTACTCGCCCTGATTCCGACGCTGAACGCCGCGATCTGCGCGGTCGCGTTCGTCGTCGTCGCGGTCGGCTGGCGCGCCATCCGCCGCGGTGACGTCCACCGCCACCGGCGCGCGATGCTCACCGGTCTCGGCCTCTTCGCGCTCTTCCTCGTCTGCTACCTCTACCGCGTCAGCCTGCGCGGCCCGACGCCGTTCACCGGCCCGGCGGTCGTCGAGCAGTACGTCTACCTGCCCGTGCTCGCCGTCCACGTCTTCCTCGCCATCGTCTGCATCCCCCTGCTCTACTACGTCGTCCTGCTCGCACTCACCCGGCCGGTCGCGGCCCTCCCGCGCACGAACCACCCGCGCGTCGGCCGCGTCGCCGCGCCGCTCTGGCTCGTCTCCTTCGGTCTCGGCGTCGTCGTCTACGTCCTCCTCCACGTCGCGTGGTAG
- a CDS encoding universal stress protein gives MGTIFVAYGEPERRTAVLEFAARQASASGHDLYVYHVQEGEEEDATALRSEAEELLARVAPGVAAEIAVEERESFSDDTNVSPQKRLTDAILESGHEYEYVVMGAVERTAVEGVTHASMTKAVLETRAVPVALVPV, from the coding sequence ATGGGCACCATCTTCGTCGCGTACGGGGAGCCGGAGCGACGGACGGCGGTACTGGAGTTCGCGGCGCGCCAGGCGTCCGCGAGCGGACACGACCTCTACGTCTATCACGTCCAAGAGGGCGAGGAAGAGGACGCGACGGCGCTCCGCTCGGAGGCCGAGGAGCTGCTCGCGCGCGTCGCGCCCGGCGTCGCCGCCGAAATCGCTGTCGAGGAGCGCGAGTCCTTCTCGGACGACACGAACGTCTCGCCGCAAAAGCGCCTCACGGACGCCATCCTCGAGTCCGGACACGAGTACGAGTACGTCGTCATGGGCGCCGTCGAGCGCACCGCCGTCGAGGGCGTCACCCACGCGAGCATGACGAAGGCCGTCCTCGAGACGCGCGCCGTCCCCGTCGCGCTCGTCCCGGTGTAG
- a CDS encoding proteasome assembly chaperone family protein — MTADLSFDVTADDAETGSTLVVGQSQPGFAGVTAADYLVRHLESTEAGHVSSADLPAIAPVQDGTPRHHSRLYTLANADCSVLVGELFVPGAAARSYADALLAWAAANGITEIAVLHGVPFQHGPDEHAVFHVATGDYRSNRLPEGVFRPLQGGFLDGVVGELVTRSLEDRAPDVGVYVTPAHPPGPDVDAALRLIDALQSVYGIDVDASELEELSEQLRSYYAQLANRTASVAEEEPLSGYGYDDTTYM, encoded by the coding sequence ATGACGGCAGACCTCTCGTTCGACGTGACCGCCGATGACGCCGAAACCGGTTCGACGCTCGTCGTCGGCCAGTCACAGCCCGGATTCGCGGGTGTGACGGCCGCCGACTACCTGGTTCGCCACCTCGAAAGCACCGAGGCCGGCCACGTCTCCTCGGCCGACCTCCCGGCCATCGCGCCCGTTCAGGACGGAACGCCGCGCCACCACAGCCGCCTCTACACGCTCGCGAACGCCGACTGCAGCGTCCTCGTCGGCGAGCTCTTCGTCCCCGGCGCGGCCGCGCGTTCCTACGCCGACGCGCTCCTCGCGTGGGCGGCGGCGAACGGCATCACGGAGATCGCGGTCCTCCACGGCGTCCCGTTCCAGCACGGCCCCGACGAGCACGCGGTCTTCCACGTCGCCACCGGCGACTATCGGTCGAACCGACTCCCTGAGGGGGTCTTCCGCCCGCTACAGGGCGGGTTCCTCGACGGCGTGGTCGGCGAGCTCGTCACGCGCAGCCTCGAGGACCGGGCGCCCGACGTCGGCGTCTACGTCACGCCCGCGCACCCGCCCGGCCCGGACGTCGATGCGGCGCTGCGACTCATCGACGCGCTCCAGTCGGTCTACGGCATCGACGTCGATGCCTCCGAACTCGAGGAACTCAGCGAACAGCTCCGGAGCTACTACGCGCAACTGGCGAACCGGACCGCGAGCGTGGCCGAGGAGGAACCGCTCTCCGGCTACGGCTACGACGACACCACCTATATGTGA
- a CDS encoding PH domain-containing protein has protein sequence MTGSGAAGREDVDAAVPLAADETVAWTARPRLTRVLPAVLVGCVLAVAGVAGWLIETPLALALVPVGVAVAAWRYLVNRHTQYVVSDDALYVKTGVLSRAVTQAALETVQNSAYTQSFTGSLFDYGNVGFELAGGGDLVFRGVPNPGEVRALVDRATQGDGIAGESGSRDAVPGTVEQWRAIREEVRRFRRALDD, from the coding sequence ATGACGGGGTCCGGGGCAGCGGGGCGCGAAGACGTCGACGCGGCGGTGCCGCTCGCGGCCGACGAGACGGTGGCGTGGACGGCGCGCCCGCGACTCACGCGCGTCCTCCCGGCCGTGCTCGTGGGCTGTGTGCTCGCCGTCGCCGGCGTCGCCGGCTGGCTGATCGAGACGCCGCTCGCGCTCGCGCTCGTCCCCGTCGGGGTGGCGGTCGCGGCGTGGCGCTACCTCGTCAACCGGCACACGCAGTACGTCGTGAGCGACGACGCGCTCTACGTGAAGACGGGCGTGCTCTCGCGCGCGGTCACGCAGGCCGCGCTCGAAACCGTCCAGAACAGCGCGTACACGCAGTCCTTCACCGGGTCGCTCTTCGACTACGGGAACGTGGGGTTCGAACTCGCGGGCGGCGGCGACCTCGTCTTCCGGGGCGTCCCGAACCCCGGCGAGGTGCGCGCGCTCGTCGACCGCGCCACGCAGGGCGACGGCATCGCGGGCGAGTCCGGGTCGCGAGACGCGGTTCCGGGCACCGTCGAGCAGTGGCGGGCGATCCGCGAGGAGGTCCGGAGGTTCCGGCGGGCGCTCGACGACTGA
- a CDS encoding PH domain-containing protein, whose translation MAEHGDLDPATLDWLTLDDDESVVWAGKPHESSLIPALVVGVPLSLVLVGLLVIAGAYLNRENTQYVVTTDALYRKSGVLSRDVQRIDFGKVQNTSYSQGFFGSRFGYGTVDVSTAGGSGVEMRFQSVPDPRAVQERINERVKAARGERANEDEETAADVLDDIREELRAIRRALEARDGDASDGERAEGVAADVADGDEAEPRAGDGVDAGGTER comes from the coding sequence ATGGCCGAGCACGGCGACCTCGACCCCGCGACGCTCGACTGGCTGACGCTCGACGACGACGAGTCCGTCGTCTGGGCGGGCAAGCCCCACGAGAGCAGTCTGATTCCGGCGCTCGTCGTCGGCGTCCCGCTCTCGCTCGTCCTCGTCGGCCTGCTCGTCATCGCGGGCGCCTACCTCAACCGCGAGAACACACAGTACGTCGTCACCACCGACGCGCTCTACCGGAAGTCGGGCGTGCTCTCGCGCGACGTCCAGCGCATCGACTTCGGGAAGGTGCAGAACACCTCGTACAGTCAGGGGTTCTTCGGGTCGCGCTTCGGCTACGGGACCGTCGACGTCTCGACGGCCGGCGGCTCCGGCGTCGAGATGCGGTTCCAGTCGGTGCCGGACCCGCGTGCGGTTCAAGAGCGCATCAACGAGCGCGTGAAGGCCGCGCGCGGCGAGCGGGCGAACGAGGACGAGGAGACGGCCGCGGACGTCCTCGACGACATCCGCGAGGAACTCCGCGCGATCCGCCGGGCGCTCGAAGCGCGCGACGGCGACGCGAGCGACGGCGAGCGCGCGGAGGGCGTGGCCGCGGACGTGGCGGACGGCGACGAAGCCGAACCCCGCGCGGGCGACGGCGTGGACGCCGGCGGGACGGAGCGATGA
- a CDS encoding DUF7526 family protein — protein MPETIRGTVLHVVPPADLDDHDLDPELAALAAGHTVAVCRRGGDPSLRQRLRTFLTGGTIDAVTVVLDSTPETGDSLAVTARETDLAGVYDAT, from the coding sequence ATGCCCGAGACGATTCGCGGGACCGTCCTCCACGTCGTCCCACCAGCCGACCTCGACGACCACGACCTCGACCCGGAACTCGCCGCCCTCGCGGCGGGCCACACCGTCGCGGTCTGTCGACGCGGCGGCGACCCGTCGCTCCGCCAGCGCCTCCGAACCTTCCTCACCGGCGGCACCATCGACGCCGTCACGGTCGTCCTCGACTCCACGCCCGAGACGGGCGACTCGCTCGCCGTCACCGCGCGCGAGACCGACCTCGCGGGCGTCTACGACGCGACCTAG
- a CDS encoding universal stress protein codes for MYDDVLLPVDGSEGASAVLHHAAELAQWADATVRVLHVADTTRDSVTTVGRSVVDALVREGEAIVEDAADTLGTLGVEADTVVVQGGPAETVVEYAAEEGFDLVVMPTHGRTGLARHLLGSVTEKVVRLSEVPVLTARMPDSERLAFPYERVLIPTDGSERAALAAEHGLALADALDATVHVISAVDDYSLGIDVRSATVSGELEAAAQDAVDDVVGMAEERGLDAVGHVVHDAPADAIREAVAEEDIHAVVMGTTGRRGVARVLLGSVTEQTVRTSPVPVVTVRDD; via the coding sequence ATGTACGACGACGTACTCCTCCCGGTCGACGGCAGCGAGGGCGCGAGCGCCGTCCTCCATCACGCGGCCGAACTCGCACAGTGGGCGGACGCCACCGTTCGCGTCCTCCACGTCGCGGACACGACGCGGGACAGCGTCACCACGGTCGGGCGCTCCGTCGTGGACGCGCTCGTCAGGGAGGGGGAAGCGATCGTCGAGGACGCCGCCGACACCCTCGGGACGCTCGGCGTTGAGGCCGACACCGTGGTCGTGCAGGGCGGGCCGGCCGAAACCGTCGTCGAGTACGCCGCCGAGGAGGGGTTCGACCTCGTGGTGATGCCGACGCACGGCCGCACCGGCCTCGCGCGCCACCTCCTCGGGAGCGTCACCGAGAAGGTTGTTCGCCTCTCCGAGGTGCCCGTGCTCACCGCACGGATGCCCGACAGCGAGCGCCTCGCGTTCCCCTACGAGCGCGTCCTGATACCGACGGACGGGAGCGAGCGCGCGGCGCTCGCCGCCGAGCACGGCCTCGCGCTCGCTGACGCGCTCGACGCCACCGTCCACGTGATATCGGCGGTCGACGACTACTCGCTCGGCATCGACGTGCGCTCGGCGACCGTGAGCGGCGAGCTGGAGGCGGCCGCGCAGGACGCCGTCGACGACGTGGTCGGAATGGCCGAGGAGCGCGGCCTCGACGCGGTCGGACACGTCGTCCACGACGCGCCGGCGGACGCCATCCGGGAGGCGGTCGCCGAGGAGGACATCCACGCGGTCGTGATGGGAACGACCGGGCGACGCGGCGTCGCGCGCGTCCTCCTCGGAAGCGTCACCGAGCAGACCGTCCGCACCTCGCCGGTTCCCGTCGTCACGGTCCGCGACGACTAG
- a CDS encoding PAS domain-containing sensor histidine kinase → MSTPRWRPDAGVALALLGSLLFAATIALTLHSGTDPVSALHAAYVGTAALFVAAGGALTVRREWTPSEQRRVLSWTLLGAGFLAALTVLSLLGRLTTGPVTNPRFFVLQFTVFGCLGGTVVGGYHALMHREMARAASHRERFETVVQNVPLPVVVVEGDDTVSLWNAAAEETFGYTPEEVLGEPVPMVPPARESEREEFLARLEAGRRVEGARTQRRHRDGTLLDVELWASPMTHPDGEGAAVFVLRDLTRTLILEQEHAVLERVLRHNLRNELTVIQGYAREVDADDDAEVRALDAIRDAADRLHSLSEHVDRLRHLDDTVASRDVTAITTEVVEEARTRHPEASITVDVPETAWAQTVPAIRDAITEAVENAVVHADDAEPTVAVDITCDADSDSVRVSVADTGPGIPDAEWDPIVAGDEAPLRHGSGLGLWVMQWACARSGGELSKSERDPRGTVVTLTLPRTMGAATSLSGDRAAAIAARFSR, encoded by the coding sequence GTGAGCACGCCTCGGTGGCGCCCGGACGCGGGCGTCGCGCTCGCACTCCTCGGGAGCCTCCTGTTCGCCGCGACCATCGCGCTGACCCTCCACTCCGGTACCGACCCCGTCAGCGCCCTCCACGCCGCCTACGTCGGAACCGCCGCGCTCTTCGTCGCCGCCGGCGGCGCGTTGACCGTGCGTCGCGAGTGGACGCCGAGCGAGCAGCGCCGCGTCCTCAGCTGGACGCTCCTCGGCGCGGGGTTCCTCGCCGCCCTCACCGTCCTCAGCCTCCTCGGACGCCTCACCACCGGTCCGGTGACGAACCCCCGCTTCTTCGTCCTCCAGTTCACCGTCTTCGGCTGCCTCGGCGGGACGGTCGTCGGCGGCTATCACGCGCTGATGCACCGCGAGATGGCGCGCGCGGCCTCACACCGCGAGCGCTTCGAGACCGTCGTCCAGAACGTCCCGCTCCCCGTCGTCGTCGTCGAGGGCGACGACACCGTCTCGCTGTGGAACGCCGCCGCCGAGGAGACGTTCGGCTACACTCCCGAGGAGGTGCTCGGCGAACCCGTGCCGATGGTGCCGCCTGCGCGCGAGTCGGAGCGCGAGGAGTTCCTCGCCCGCCTTGAGGCCGGCCGGCGCGTCGAGGGCGCGCGCACCCAGCGCCGCCACCGGGACGGCACCCTTCTCGACGTCGAACTGTGGGCGTCGCCGATGACGCACCCGGACGGGGAGGGCGCCGCCGTCTTCGTCCTCCGCGACCTCACGCGCACGCTCATCCTCGAACAGGAGCACGCCGTCCTCGAACGCGTCCTCCGGCACAACCTCCGCAACGAACTGACCGTCATTCAGGGGTACGCGCGGGAGGTCGATGCCGACGACGACGCCGAGGTGCGCGCGCTCGACGCGATCCGCGACGCCGCCGACCGCCTCCACTCGCTCTCCGAGCACGTCGACCGCCTGCGCCACCTCGACGACACCGTCGCGTCGCGCGACGTCACCGCGATCACCACGGAGGTCGTCGAGGAAGCGCGCACCCGCCACCCAGAGGCGTCGATCACCGTCGACGTACCCGAGACCGCGTGGGCGCAGACCGTCCCCGCGATCCGGGACGCGATCACCGAAGCCGTCGAGAACGCCGTCGTCCACGCGGACGACGCGGAGCCGACGGTGGCGGTCGACATCACGTGCGACGCGGACTCGGACAGCGTCCGGGTGTCGGTGGCTGACACGGGCCCGGGGATCCCGGACGCGGAATGGGACCCCATCGTCGCCGGCGACGAGGCGCCGCTCCGACACGGCTCCGGCCTCGGCCTCTGGGTGATGCAGTGGGCGTGCGCGCGCTCCGGGGGCGAGCTCTCGAAGTCCGAGCGCGACCCCCGAGGGACGGTCGTCACGCTCACGCTCCCGCGAACCATGGGGGCGGCGACGTCGCTGAGCGGGGACCGCGCGGCCGCCATCGCGGCGCGCTTCTCGCGCTAG
- a CDS encoding class I SAM-dependent methyltransferase, with translation MDADPDPEEVRRDWAEREGEFSPRYYAHLGPNEVSETLAEVLAHYVTEDADILELGCSSGRHLEHLRRQGFENLTGIDLNDESFEVMAEEFPRLHETGTFHVGALEEYLPDVADGAFDVVYTVETLQHVPPEDAWVFEDVARVTSDLLVTAENEGNGPTRGREDTDVSFVNDDFPLYHRNWKDVFSEFGLAQLMREPTKRDTIRTFRKV, from the coding sequence ATGGACGCAGACCCGGACCCCGAGGAGGTTCGCCGCGACTGGGCCGAACGCGAGGGGGAGTTCTCGCCGCGCTACTACGCGCACCTCGGTCCGAACGAGGTGAGCGAGACGCTCGCGGAGGTGCTCGCACACTACGTCACCGAGGACGCCGACATCCTCGAACTCGGCTGTAGTTCGGGGCGCCACCTCGAGCACCTCCGCCGGCAGGGCTTCGAGAACCTCACCGGTATCGACCTGAACGACGAGTCCTTCGAGGTGATGGCCGAGGAGTTCCCGCGCCTTCACGAGACGGGGACGTTCCACGTCGGCGCACTCGAGGAGTACCTCCCGGACGTTGCGGACGGCGCGTTCGACGTCGTCTACACGGTGGAGACGCTCCAGCACGTCCCGCCGGAGGACGCGTGGGTGTTCGAGGACGTCGCGCGCGTCACCTCCGACCTGCTCGTGACGGCGGAGAACGAGGGGAACGGCCCGACGCGCGGCCGCGAGGACACCGACGTGAGCTTCGTGAACGACGACTTCCCGCTCTATCACCGCAACTGGAAGGACGTCTTTTCCGAATTCGGCCTCGCACAACTCATGCGCGAGCCGACGAAGCGCGACACCATTCGGACCTTCCGAAAAGTCTGA